In the genome of Colletes latitarsis isolate SP2378_abdomen chromosome 9, iyColLati1, whole genome shotgun sequence, one region contains:
- the LOC143345304 gene encoding uncharacterized protein LOC143345304 isoform X3, with protein METLLPSEIARLVLGYLEDQKCIEAAKTFLETSPHLQECRTVISNGRRFSTKVGGMSLIDVVENFFVINATIQERFSKIADCEQVKHCGDLLEQLKFLIEETRGQRFVVNINVPSQASSQISNGSPILSSSGRKRRHSNSDRERCKRTKTGSDVSQLPASPSTQVIGFDSVEATLLESLPGHTDTNDRSEYSTAIKGKKCNSIHQEHQGDDQDVQNLETDAVTDNGCKEDGEKKSCSFEKCSTATSTEELLSYSCVEVQTTPYDTPESESESNDEPIENLSLLTKELLNRTELQERIADNINKAILPADTSLRDETLNDSVNGEGNTSIMIELNNAIKSIVQATESDPVFEKFLDEVIGPYTETDNTSPDEDVEAVKSKTKCLNGSPREKQLSEIISNINSPESPAILDLKSSTETGALDVPLKHRLRSSSRQQNVRVEDERDQEKEYSALDDQNAAAVLSIINANIINKPTNDKKIIVDTTKEISRSVDVDDEKKSPILELPSNEDKETVKSISIDNQRADNNDTTVVQSNDAELKVKKSVMKQPRPAKLKRESNGNTNNCTPKEDIITMPTLIVCSKEEIDNMLMTTSTPYPPTRSITSTTNSRFVPIVPKDSTITAKEPISKVYLKTVNVPQNPAMLQQHQKKKSNKINNKQKNTTIQSPVNSLAIGKSIANPVVSAANKFGTNESITLYNSENSARTLLDGTSMPTINIDDNVNLSDTGLSPYVKFTCSKANQNQSLSDIDLTPVVQVSKIPAPLKVNVLDDQRPSTSKNTDAIHKRTPRSLLKSRSKNHRLSLSTPRRKSSNHVRALNFNTPTKAVAALNRSLSENESARLSPRLSKYAKSVCKTSLFKSPPFGNVTVSTHKIKRGSPKICRPTSPPVATRSPMPKLIGGWEKYNGVGVIIGDVSPQSTVVVSPVEDSMESKPSKVTKDTWDADLRKALQSTAKKECQKSKSSVATKAEHTKDKTAPSRKDRCNLRTSKARNREISATKDGRASESATVENEKSSSDAVNSSVNTQKDSLRTSDVNESQNVSEQKNADILSLKKSKCGATTATNDKPVVEKKIVKKYAQLRTLKTNLNKSNSEFSTDISTDVVQYSEFTKTSMDATHQVLQLIPELINLEETPKKLETSSDVPPTPRLLSPSSHVTPFIKGSEDSSKLRCFINTPEYPTTPCIALTPKLSDGTTTDNTKKDAFNTCSPYYKPTSEQNENSEKLSKSKTDLQSTSVLPSQNSKQSIPHNVTDSTNAYQACVSAKLEITQFEVIKENLPKEDAVKELKISTNSRESSTCYAKSKVDHNKDGIMERTCAITDKDKSLYNNEESNDSNTSSSSNSSSTSSSSESSSSTSSSSSSSSVSSNKLKIGDSPEKSLSSKKCNRISNQIYTDTSNDSTRKDAHVVGTVITENNFVELQIKTADIPYTNHTEETITALKKCESSPLKVFSIVKTDEELMADTTETPVKDEALLNEADISETPNSTKSGVESLTNLSSKIAAFISSEDRKLSKSDESQLLANSIAKKAKQKPKIISIQRTKLNTSVTLTPVKPTKSSSILQKEQTSPITDKKLAVQLEAKRQRMIAKFRVNPKTNSTDGKSQRGRVILKAKSNTNPRRKSNKFGQVNGDQINKKRKRKENKNVEKSTNNNNNKNTDTVIKNSSANSVVEVHDKPERSVASSSDCYQNKTNYNEEIVCNNISSIKTTQKNESDKVIVALVEDIANNVEISVTQEKSSDAFDSENKISNLITTEKEIVSKLEITEHPEAKHAIIGTEKNSTHDLKEHNVDTRKPEDDETKPENEITSQQRKSDAIRNEHNYNEKNVRKAKDYPSYNGKTNNIMKLKVDQVRRDLFSDEENDHKASNTIKFSANQEIYDNVDKPQVSNDTAKLSTKNVELENPKNLSRVLQSLQLVPTCKNDNVGMLEYGQENHCKTNLNVTSVPNSVEYHFLYDDNAPLKKRRRRYSSHELEFQINIVFNDQCYDECVKVMTATDYEEIFNLLPRRKVTNKKSPMKNENIYGSYDKAFLSNLTMKNIHAKPLATSSPLDKPLTSKVKKGTIKTSAMNEKKNEAQQDNKKKSKTDKATREIDRDNYTGKISKRKLSETKEN; from the exons ATGGAAACATTATTGCCGTCAGAAATAGCTCGATTAGTTCTTG GGTACCTTGAAGACCAGAAATGTATTGAAGCTGCTAAAACATTTTTAGAGACATCACCACATTTACAAGAATGTCGAACTGTAATTTCTAATGGAAGACGTTTTAGTACTAAAGTTGGCGGAATGTCGTTGATAGATGTTGTAGaaaatttttttgttataaatgcaacaa TACAGGAGCGTTTCAGCAAAATTGCAGATTGTGAACAGGTAAAACATTGTGGAGATTTGCTTGAACAGTTAAAATTTCTCATTGAAGAAACTCGTGGGCAACGTTTTGTCGTTAACATTAATGTTCCTTCGCAG GCTAGTTCTCAAATAAGCAATGGATCGCCAATACTATCTAGTAGTGGTCGAAAAAGGCGTCATAGTAATAGCGATCGCGAACGATGCAAACGTACGAAAACAGGATCGGATGTGTCTCAACTACCCGCATCACCTTCCACTCAAG TAATAGGTTTCGATAGTGTAGAAGCCACTCTGTTAGAAAGTTTACCTGGTCACACAGACACAAACGATCGATCTGAATATTCTACCGCAATTAAGGggaaaaaatgcaatagtatacaCCAGGAACATCAAG GCGACGATCAAGATGTCCAGAATCTAGAAACCGATGCTGTTACGGATAATGGATGCAAAGAAGATGGCGAGAAGAAATCCTGTTCATTTGAAAAATGTAGCACGGCAACGAGCACAGAAGAATTATTGAGTTACTCGTGTGTAGAAGTCCAGACCACACCATATGACACCCCCGAGTCCGAATCAGAATCTAACGATGAACCTATAGAAAATCTGAGT TTGCTAACGAAAGAGCTCTTAAACCGTACGGAGTTACAAGAACGTATTGCGGATAATATTAACAAAGCAATACTTCCTGCGGATACGTCTTTGAGAGACGAAACATTAAACGACAGTGTGAACGGCGAAGGAAACACTTCTATTATGATCGAGTTGAACAACGCCATTAAATCGATAGTACAAGCAACGGAGTCTGATCCagtgtttgaaaaatttctggACGAAGTAATCGGGCCATACACGGAAACCGACAATACAAGTCCCGACGAAGATGTTGAGGCTGTCAAATCGAAAACAAAATGTCTAAATGGATCGCCACGAGAAAAACAATTATCTGAAATTATCTCGAACATTAACTCGCCAGAATCACCTGCGATCTTGGACCTGAAATCGTCCACCGAGACGGGTGCTCTGGACGTGCCACTGAAACACAGACTTCGCAGTTCTTCCAGACAGCAAAATGTTCGAGTCGAAGACGAACGAGATCAAGAAAAAGAATATAGTGCTTTGGACGATCAAAATGCCGCCGCAGTGTTAAGTATAATAAATGCCAATATCATCAACAAACCGACTAACGATAAGAAAATAATCGTAGACACCACGAAAGAAATTTCACGTTCGGTGGATGTCGACGATGAGAAAAAGTCACCAATTTTGGAACTCCCTTCAAACGAAGATAAGGAAACTGTGAAATCGATAAGTATCGATAATCAGAGGGCTGATAACAACGATACAACGGTGGTTCAAAGCAACGATGCAgaattaaaagtaaaaaaatcGGTAATGAAGCAACCGCGACCCGCAAAGCTTAAACGCGAATCAAACGGTAACACGAACAATTGCACTCCCAAAGAAGATATAATAACGATGCCAACGTTAATAGTGTGTTCGAAAGAAGAAATAGACAATATGCTGATGACTACGAGTACGCCCTACCCACCAACCCGTTCTATAACGTCTACCACAAATTCCCGTTTTGTTCCCATCGTCCCTAAAGATTCGACAATAACCGCGAAAGAGCCTATAAGTAAAGTGTATTTAAAAACTGTAAACGTTCCACAAAATCCCGCGATGTTGCAACAGCATCAAAAAAAGAAgagtaacaaaataaataataaacagaAAAACACGACTATTCAGAGTCCAGTGAATAGTCTGGCAATCGGGAAATCGATTGCAAATCCCGTTGTATCCGCCGCTAATAAATTTGGCACTAACGAATCTATAACCCTTTACAACAGTGAAAATAGCGCAAGAACGTTACTGGATGGCACGAGCATGCCCACGATAAACATAGACGATAACGTTAATTTATCGGACACTGGATTGTCTCCCTACGTAAAATTTACTTGCAGCAAGGCTAATCAAAATCAAAGCCTGTCGGATATCGATTTAACGCCCGTCGTGCAGGTCTCAAAAATTCCCGCGCCGTTAAAAGTAAATGTCCTCGATGATCAGCGTCCTTCAACTTCGAAAAATACCGATGCCATCCATAAACGTACTCCGAGGTCTTTACTGAAAAGCAGATCAAAGAATCATAGATTGAGCTTATCCACGCCTAGAAGAAAAAGCAGCAATCATGTGAGAGCGCTTAATTTTAATACTCCGACGAAGGCAGTTGCTGCATTGAACAGGTCATTGAGCGAGAACGAAAGTGCTCGTTTATCACCCAGATTgtcaaaatatgcgaaatctgTGTGTAAAACTTCCCTCTTCAAATCCCCGCCGTTTGGTAACGTTACGGTGTCCACGCACAAAATTAAAAGAGGCTCGCCAAAAATTTGTCGACCTACGAGTCCTCCGGTAGCGACACGAAGCCCCATGCCGAAACTTATCGGTGGCTGGGAAAAATACAATGGAGTTGGAGTCATTATCGGCGACGTTTCTCCGCAGAGCACTGTCGTGGTTTCTCCCGTCGAGGACTCAATGGAATCCAAGCCGTCCAAAGTCACCAAAGACACCTGGGACGCGGACTTGCGAAAAGCATTGCAAAGCACCGCGAAAAAGGAGTGTCAGAAAAGTAAGTCGTCCGTAGCAACAAAAGCTGAACATACGAAAGATAAGACTGCACCGTCGAGAAAAGACAGGTGCAATTTGCGTACGTCGAAAGCGAGAAACCGGGAAATTTCCGCGACGAAGGATGGTCGTGCCAGCGAATCAGCGACGGTAGAAAATGAGAAAAGTTCATCAGACGCGGTAAATAGTTCTGTTAATACTCAAAAAGATAGTTTGCGAACCAGCGATGTCAACGAGTCGCAGAATGTTTCCGAACAGAAGAACGCCGACATATTATCGTTGAAAAAGAGCAAGTGTGGTGCAACGACAGCTACGAACGATAAACCGGTAGTCGAGAAGAAGATCGTGAAAAAGTATGCACAGTTGAGAACATTAAAAACTAATTTAAACAAATCTAACTCAGAATTTTCTACAGATATTTCTACGGATGTCGTGCAGTATTCAGAATTTACGAAAACCTCCATGGATGCGACGCATCAAGTGTTACAGCTGATACCCGAGTTGATCAATCTGGAAGAAACGCCGAAGAAATTGGAAACTTCTTCGGACGTGCCGCCTACACCGAGATTACTTAGCCCTAGCAGCCACGTAACACCGTTTATAAAGGGTAGCGAAGATTCTAGTAAACTACGTTGTTTCATTAACACGCCAGAATATCCAACAACGCCTTGCATAGCGTTAACTCCGAAACTTTCGGATGGAACTACTACCGATAATACGAAAAAGGATGCGTTCAATACCTGTTCCCCGTACTACAAACCTACTTCTGAACAAAATGAGAATTCGGAAAAATTGTCGAAGTCAAAGACGGATCTGCAAAGCACATCTGTACTGCCTTCACAGAATTCGAAACAGTCCATACCTCACAACGTTACCGACTCTACGAATGCCTATCAAGCTTGCGTGTCCGCGAAATTGGAAATAACGCAATTCGAGGTGATCAAAGAAAATTTGCCAAAAGAAGACGCGGTAAAGGAGCTGAAAATATCAACTAATTCTCGAGAATCCTCAACGTGTTACGCAAAGTCGAAGGTCGACCATAATAAAGATGGTATTATGGAACGTACGTGTGCAATAACTGATAAAGATAAATCGTTGTACAACAACGAAGAATCGAATGATAGCAATACATCGTCTTCGTCCAATTCATCGTCCACGTCCTCCTCTTCCGAAtcgtcgtcgtcgacgtcgtcctcttcgtcgtcgtcgtccgttTCCTcgaataagttgaaaattggagatTCGCCGGAAAAATCGCTTTCGAGCAAGAAATGCAACAGGATTTCAAATCAAATATATACCGATACAAGCAACGATTCAACGCGAAAAGATGCGCATGTCGTAGGAACAGTGatcacggaaaataattttgtagAATTGCAAATAAAGACAGCGGATATACCGTATACGAATCATACGGAAGAGACGATTACCGCTTTAAAAAAATGCGAGTCTTCGCCGTTAAAAGTATTTTCGATAGTAAAAACCGACGAAGAACTAATGGCCGATACGACGGAAACCCCCGTCAAAGATGAGGCTTTATTAAACGAAGCAGACATTTCAGAGACTCCTAATAGTACAAAAAGCGGTGTAGAAAGTTTGACCAATTTGTCTTCGAAAATTGCGGCATTCATAAGTTCGGAGGACCGGAAATTGTCAAAATCGGATGAAAGCCAGCTCTTGGCAAATTCTATAGCAAAGAAAGCAAAACAAAAGCCAAAGATAATAAGCATACAACGCACGAAATTAAATACTTCCGTCACCTTGACGCCCGTCAAACCCACAAAATCTTCTTCCATTTTACAGAAGGAACAAACGTCCCCGATCACGGATAAAAAATTAGCCGTGCAATTGGAAGCGAAACGTCAACGTATGATAGCCAAGTTTAGAGTAAATCCGAAGACCAATTCAACTGATGGAAAATCTCAACGAGGACGTGTTATTTTAAAAGCTAAAAGCAATACTAATCCGAGGAGAAAGAGCAATAAGTTCGGCCAGGTGAACGGCGATCAGATTAAtaaaaaacgaaaaagaaaGGAAAATAAGAACGTAGAGAAATccactaataataataataacaaaaatacagATACAGTAATAAAAAATTCATCCGCGAATAGTGTAGTAGAAGTACACGATAAACCAGAACGATCGGTAGCCTCGAGCAGCGACtgttaccagaataaaacaaacTATAACGAGGAAATTGTATGTAATAATATTTCGTCGATAAAAACTACACAGAAGAATGAATCGGATAAAGTTATCGTCGCGTTGGTCGAAGACATTGCCAACAACGTTGAAATCAGTGTGACTCAAGAAAAAAGTTCAGACGCGTTCgattcagaaaataaaatttccaatTTGATCACCACGGAAAAGGAAATTGTATCGAAATTAGAAATAACAGAACATCCAGAAGCGAAGCATGCTATTATCGGTACCGAGAAAAATAGTACACACGACCTGAAAGAACACAATGTAGATACGAGAAAACCGGAAGACGATGAAACAAAACCCGAAAACGAAATTACTTCGCAACAAAGAAAGTCCGATGCAATAAGAAACGAGCATAATTATAACGAGAAAAACGTACGCAAGGCGAAGGACTATCCAAGTTACAATGGTAAAACGAACAACATAATGAAATTGAAGGTCGACCAAGTGAGACGAGATTTGTTTAGCGACGAAGAAAATGATCACAAAGCATCTAATACGATAAAGTTTTCGGCTAATCAGGAAATATACGATAATGTGGATAAGCCTCAAGTATCCAACGATACTGCTAAATTATCTACGAAAAATGTTGAGTTGGAAAATCCCAAGAATTTATCGCGTGTCCTTCAATCTTTACAGCTCGTCCCCACATGCAAGAACGACAATGTGGGAATGCTTGAATACGGACAGGAAAACCATTGTAAAACAAACCTTAACGTAACTTCTGTACCCAACTCGGTGGAATATCATTTTCTGTACGACGACAATGCGCCCTTGAAAAAAAGAAGACGAAGGTACAGTAGTCACGAATTGGAATTTCAAATTAACATAGTCTTCAACGATCAATGTTACGATGAATGCGTTAAAGTAATGACGGCCACCGATTACGAAGAGATATTCAATCTTCTACCAAGGAGAAAGGTCACGAATAAGAAGTCGcccatgaaaaatgaaaatatttatggatCATACGACAAAGCATTTCTTAGCAATTTGACGATGAAAAATATACATGCCAAGCCTTTAGCTACATCGTCTCCCCTCGACAAGCCGCTTACGTCCAAGGTGAAAAAAGGGACTATTAAAACTTCTGCGATGAACGAGAAGAAAAACGAAGCGCAGCAGGATAATAAGAAAAAATCGAAGACTGATAAAGCAACTAGGGAAATTGATAGAG ACAATTATActggaaaaatttcgaaaaggaAATTGTCAGAAACGAAAGAAA ATTGA